The window CCTAGTCGACCACACGGTGGTCGCCGACGGCGTCGAGGCGATCCGGGCCCGCGTCGACGCCCTGCGCGAGGACGGCTTCGGGCTCGCCATCGTCGACGCCGTCTCCAATGACGACCTGGTGCGTCTGGGCGCGGCGGTCCAGGGGTTCCCGCTGGTGACCGCGGGCTCGGGGCTGGCGATCGGCCTGCCCGCGAACTGGGGGTTCGAGCCGTCCCGCGCCGCCGCGCAGCTGCCGCCTCCCGCCGGCCACCGAGCGATCGTCTCGGGGTCGGTCTCCACAGCGACCAACCGTCAGGTCCTGGAATACCTGAGCACAGGCCGGCCCGCCTTCAGCGTGGACCCGCTGCGCGTGGCCGCCAGCGAGGACGTGGTCGAACAGGCCCTGGCCTTCGCCGAATCGCATCTGGACGACGGTCCTGTGCTCGTCTACTCCACCGAGTCCGCCGACACCGTCCGTACCGTGCAGGGCCGGCTCGGAGCCGCCGAGGCCGGTGAGCTGGTGGAACGGACGCTGGCCCGCATCGCCCAGGGGCTCGTGGCCCGTGGCGTGCGCCGGCTCGTCGTCGCGGGAGGTGAGACCTCGGGGGCGGTCGTCCAGGCGCTCGGTGTCACCGGGCTCCGGATCGGGCCGCAGATCGACCCCGGTGTGCCCTGGTGCGCCGCGGCACTGCCCGACGGGGAGACGCTCCACATCACGCTCAAGTCCGGCAACTTCGGCGGCCCCGACTTCTTCACCCGCTCCTTCGCACTCCTGGACGAGGAGGCAGCATGACCCCGCAGCCGAGCACCGCCGCCCAGGCAGCGCAGGACGAGGCGGTCGACCACGCCCGCCGCGAGATCGTCCGCGTCGGCACCAGCCTGTTCGCCCGGGGCTACGTCCATGCCAGCGCGGGCAACATCAGTGCCAAGGTGGGCGACGACCATCTGATCACGCCCACCGACGCCGCCCTGGGATTCCTCGAACCCGGCCGCCTGGCACTGGTCGACGCCCGGGGCGAGCAGATCGCGGGCGACCGTGCCAGCAAGACCCTTACGCTCCATCGGCGCATCTGTGCCGCCGACCCCACGGCCCGGTTCGTCGTCCACACCCACTCCACGCACCTGGTCGCGCTCACCCTGGCCGGGGTGTGGAGCGCCGCGGACGTGCTGCCGCCGATCACGCCCTACTACGTGATGAAGGTCGGGCACGTGCCGCTCATCCCCTACCACCGGCCCGGCGACCCCCGCGTAGCCGACCTGGTGACCGCCCTCATCGCCGACCACGCAGCGAGCCGAACGCCCATCAGGGCGGTGCTGCTGGACCGGCTGGGCCCCGTGGTCTGGGGCCCCGACGCGGCCACCGCACTCGCCGTCCTCGAAGAACTCGAGGAGACGGCACGTCTCTGGCTCCTGACCGACCGTCGCCCCGAGCCGCTCCCCCCTCACGCGCTCGATGAACTGAGGTCCACGTTCAACGCCGCGTGGTGACCCGCCTCTCCCCTGCCGGAGAATTCCCCTGAGCCGCTCAAAGGATCTCCATGTCCATGCCTATATCGGCGTCCCAAGTCTCCGACGTCGCCCGTGAGAACGCCGTCTTCCGCAAGGTCGTACGACGTATCGTCCCCTTCCTCGTCCTCTGTTACGTCGTCTCCTACCTGGACCGGGTCAACGTCGGCTTCGCGAAGCTGCAGATGTCCGACGACCTGGGATTCAGCGAGGCGGCGTACGGCCTCGGCGCCGGGCTGTTCTTCATCGGCTACTTCCTCTTCGAGGTGCCGTCGAACCTGATGCTGCAGCGCGTCGGCGCCCGCACCTGGATCGCCCGGATCATGATCAGCTGGGGCGTCGTCTCGGCGGCGTTCATGTTCGTCCACAACGAGGCGACGTTCTACGTCCTGAGGTTCCTTCTCGGTGCCGCCGAGGCCGGGTTCTATCCGGGGGTGATCCTGTACTGCACGTACTGGTTCCCGTCGCAGCGTCGTGCCCGGGTGATCGCGATGTTCATGTCCGCCATCCCGGTGGCCGGCATCTTCGGCAACCCGCTGTCCGGCTGGATCATGGACCGGTTCCAGGGGGTGAACGGCTGGCAGGGCTGGCAGTGGATGTTCCTGCTGGAGGCGATCCCCGCCCTCCTGATCGGCGTGGCCACGCTGTTCTACCTCGACAACAGCGTGCGCGACGCGAAGTGGCTCACCGACGAGGAGAAGGACGTCGTCGAGCGGGCGGTCGCCGAGGACGCCGCGCACCAGACCGTGCACGGCCGGGTCTGGGACGCCTTCCGCGAGCCGAAGGTGTGGCTGATGTGCTTCATCTACTTCTGCTTCGTGATGGGCCAGTACGCCCTGACGTTCTGGATGCCGACATTCATCGAGTCCACCGGCATCGAGGGCAATCTCGCGATCGGGGTGCTCAGCGCGGTGCCGTTCCTGGCCGCACTCGTCACGATGAACCTGTTCGGACGTTCGGCGGACAAGCGCCGCGAACGCCGCTGGCACCTGGTCGTCCCGAGCCTCATGGGCGCCGTCGGCTTCTCGCTGGCGGCCGGCTGGGCCGGGTCCACCGCGCTGTCCCTGGTCGCGCTGTCCGTCGCCGCGGCCGGTGTGCTGACCTGCTCGCCGCTGTTCTGGTCGCTCCCCACCGCGTTCCTCGGCGGTACGGCGGCCGCGGTCGGCCTCGCCGTGATCAACTCGGTCGGCAACCTCGCCGGCTTCGTCAGTCCCTACATGATCGGCGCGTTGAAGGACGCCACCGGCTCGACATCGCTCCCGATGTACGTCCTGGCGCTCAGCCTCGTCGTCGGCGCCGCCGCGGTGCTCACCACCGACAAGAAGACCGTCAACCGCTGACCGGTCCCTCCCGGTCGCCTCACAGGAGCCAGCATGCCGAGGTTCGCAGCGAACCTGTCCATGATGTATCCCGAGCACGACTTCCCCGACCGCTTCGCCGCGGCCTCGGCGGACGGCTTCAACGCCGTCGAATATCTCTTCCCCTACGCCTACGACAGCACGGAGTTGCGGCTCCGGCTCGACGACCACGGCCTCGCGCAGGTGCTCTTCAACGCGCCTCCCGGGGCCTGGGAGTCCGGAGAGCGCGGGATCGCGGCGCTGCCCGGGCGCGAGGCCGAGTTCCGCTCCGGGATCGCCCGGGCGCTCGAGTACGCCGCCGCACTGGACTGCCCGCGGCTGCACGTGATGGCGGGTCTCGTGCCGCCGGACTTGACTCCGAAGGAGCGGGCCGAGCACCGCGACACCTACCTGGCCAATCTGGAATGGGCGGCGGAGCAGGCCGCCGGGTCGGAGGTCGACATCCTGGTGGAGCCGATCAACGGCCGCGACATGCCGGGCTACTTCCTGTCCCGGCAGGCGGAGGCCCACGCGGTGGTACGGGAGGTGGGCGCCCCCAATCTCAAGGTCCAACTCGACCTGTACCACTGCCAGATCGTCGAAGGCGATCTCACGACGACGCTGCGCCGCGACCTGCCGACCGGCCGGGTCGGTCATCTGCAGATCGCCGGTGTGCCGGACCGTCACGAGCCGGACAGCGGCGAGCTCGACATCCGGCATCTGTTCGGCGTCGTCGACGACCTGGGCTTCGACGGGTGGATCGGCTGCGAGTACATCCCCCGGGCCGGCACGAGCGAGGGCCTCGGCTGGCTGAACCACTACCGAGGAGACAGCGCATGAGGATCGTCATCACGGGCGGCTTCGGCTTTCTGGGACGCGAGATCACCGACACCCTGCTGAGGTCCCGGACGCTCGGTGGTGCGCCGATCGACCGACTGGTGCTCACCGACCGCTTCGTTCCGGCCGAGGCTCCGCAGGCGGCCGATCCCCTGGTGGAGGTCGTACGGGGCGACCTGGTCGAGTGTCTCGACGAGGTGTTCGCGGAGCCGGTGGACGTGCTGATCCACCTCGCCGCCGCCGTCTCGGCCGAGTGCGAGGCCGACTTCGACCTCGGGATGAGCGCCAACCTGGACACCACCCGAGCCCTCCTCGAAGCCGCCCGGGCCCAGTCGGCCTCCGGGGGGCCGACGCCGCGCCTGGTGTTCTCCAGCAGCGTCGCGGTCTACGGTTCCGACCCGGTACTGCCGCTCCCGCCGGTGGTCAGCGAGTCGACCCTGCCCACGCCCCGGTCGAGCTACGGGATCCAGAAGCTCGTCTGCGAGCAGCTCGTCGCGGACTACACGCGCCGGGGCTTCATCGACGGGCGCGTGGCCCGGCTGATGACCGTGTCCGTACGCCCCGGCAAGCCGAACGCCGCCGCCTCCGGCTTTCTGTCGGGCATTGTCCGCGAGCCGCTCGCGGGCCTCCCCGCGATCTGCCCCGTACGCCCCGACCTGCGGGTGGCCCTGGCGTCACCGCGGCGCACGGTCGAGGGCATCCTCCGCATCGCCGAAGCCGAGCGCGGCAGCGGGGAGGGCAGGCTCGACGGCGGGCTGCCCGTCAACCTCCCCGCCCTCACGGTCACGGTCGCCGAGATGCTGGCAACGCTGCGGCGCGTGGCAGGCGACGCCGCGGCCGATCTGGTGACCGTCGCGCCCGATCCCGACATCGAGGCCGTCGTGGGGTCGTGGCCCTCCGTCTTCGACAACACGCGCGCCGCCGCGCTCGGACTGGGGCCCGATCCGAGCTTCGAATCGGTGGTGCGGGACTATCTCGCCGACCACCCCGAAGCGGTCCTGGTCAAGGCGTAGTGGACAGCGGGACGACCAGACCCGGCCTATAGACTGAAAACCATGTTTTCCAAGGTAAGCGGTCCCGTCCGGCTCGCGGATCAGGTCGCCGCGACCCTCTCGGAGGAGATCGAGTCGGGGCGGCTGGCCGAGGGCGACCGACTGCCGACCGAGGTCGAGCTGGTCAGGCAGTTGGGCGTCAGCCGCACGGTGGTGCGCGAGGCCCTGTCGCGGCTGCGCAACGCGGGTCTGATCGAACCGCGCCAGGGCATCGGTGTGTTCGTCCTGCCGCGGCGCACCCGGCCGCTCGACCTGGAGGCCGCCGACACCAAGGCGAAGGTGCTCCAGATCGTGGAGGTGCGCCGTGCCATGGAGGGTGAGGCGGCCCATATCGCGGCCACCCGGGCCACGCCCCTCGACCTGGCGCGGATGCGTCAGGCCCTGGACGCGATCGACTCGGCGGTGGCGGCCGGTGGCGACGGCGTGGACGAGGACCTCGCCTTCCACCGGTCCATCGCCGAGTCGACCGGGAACACGGTGATGGTCTCGACCCTGCGGTACCTGGGCGATGTGTCGCGCAGCGGTATCCGCGTCACACGGGCGAACGAGGCACGCCGGAACGACTTCATCGAAGCCGTCCGGGCGGAGCACCACGCCATCCTCGCCGCCATCGAGGCCCGCGACCCCGAGGCGGCGCGCACGGCCGCACGCCTCCACATGAACCACGCCGCCGCCCGCCTCCAGGACGCGGACGACGGTTTCTGGACCGACGCCGAGGACATCGAGGTGGATCTCGACGCCGCTCCCTGACGTGCTCGTACGGCCGGTGGGCCGGGTCAGGGGGCTTCGTGGCCGGAGATGCCGCGGAGGATCTCCTCGGTGTGCTGTCCCAGCAGGGGCGGCGGCAGCAGGTACCGGGCGGGTGTCGCGCTCAGTGCGACAGGGTGCGCGACCTGGCGGGAGGGCCGGTCTCCTTCAGTGCCGGAGGCGTCGGCGGGGAGGTCGACGATGCCCGGGAGGCCGAGTTCGTGGGCGAAGCCGAACGCCTCGTCCAGGTTGTTGACCGGGCCGGCCGGTACTCCGGCGGCCAGCAGGACCGCCGACCAGTGGTCCGCGCCGTCGGTGCTCAGCAGCCGGGTGAGGATCTCCTTCAGTTCGGTGCGGTGGGCGACGCGGTCGGCGTTGGTCCGGAAGCGGTCGTCGAGGGCTAGACCGGGTTCGCCGGCGACCTCGGCGAGGGCCGCGAACTGCTTGTCGTTGCCCACGGCGAGGGCGAGCGGACGGTCGGCGGTCGGGAAGGTCTCGTAGGGGGCGATGCTCGGATGGGCGTTGCCCATCCGGCCCGGGACCACGCCGGCGACGGCGAACGCCGAGGCCTGGTTGACCATGGCCGACAGCAGGGAGCTGAGCAGGTTCACCTCCACGAGCTGCCCCTCGCCGGTGGTGTCCCGGTGCCGGAGGGCGGCGAGGATGCCGAGCGAGGCGTGCAGCCCGGTGATCACGTCCACGAGGGCCACACCGGCCTTCACCGGCTCCCCGTGCGCCTCCCCGGTCACGCTCATCAGGCCTCCGGCGGCCTGTACGAGCAGGTCGTATCCGGGGATCGACGCGCCCGGGCCGCTGCCGAAGCCGCTGATCGAGCAGTAGATCAGCTCCGGGCGCCGGGCACGGAGTTCGTCGTGGCCGAGGCCCAGCCGCTCCATCGTGCCGGGCCGGAAGTTCTCCACGACCACGTCGCACTCGGCGACCAGGGCCCGCGCCTGTTCGCGGCCGGTGTCCGTGGCCAGGTCCAGGGTGACCGACCTCTTGTTCCGGTTCACGCTCAGGTAGTAGGTCGACGTACCGTCGTGGTCCGCCGGAGGCCGCCAGGCCCGGGTGTCGTCCCCGGTGCCCGGCCGCTCGATCTTGACCACGTCGGCGCCCAGGTCGGCGAGGAGCATGGTGGCGTAGGGTCCCGCGAGAACCCGGGAGAAGTCGGCGATGCGCACGCCACCCAGTGCGCCCCGTCCGTCCGGCCTGTTGTCCTGGGTGCTCACGCACCCTCCTCTCTGGTCATCCCGCCCGGCCATGCGGAGCGGGTTGCCCGGCCCTGCCCGTGACTACGATCGGAGGCCTGTGAGCAGACCACCGACGCCTGTGAGAGAGCAAGTTTCCTGATGGACCTGGCCACCCGCCGACGCCGAACCGCGCTGTTCCTCTTCTTTCTCATACCCGGCCTGTCGATCTCCTCGTGGGTCACCCGGACGCCCGACATCCGGGACCAACTCGATGTCTCGACGGCGCAGATGGGCATCGTCCTGTTCGGGCTGTCCGTCGGCTCGATGATCGGCATTCTCGGTTCGGGAACGCTCGTGGCGAGGTTCGGCACCCGGCCCGTCATGGGCGTCGCGACGGTGCTGATCATCGCGAGCATGGCCGTCATCGGCGGCGGGACGATGCTCTCCTCCGCCCCCGCGACCACCGCCGGGCTGTTCCTCTTCGGGGCCGGTATGGGCGGTGGGGAGGTGGCGATCAACATCGACGGTGCCGATGTCGAGCGGATCACGGGGCGGACGGTCCTGCCCACGCTCCATGGGTTCTTCAGCCTGGGCACCGTCGTGGGGGCCGCGTTCGGCATTCTGTGCACCGCTGTCTCCTGGCCTGTGCAGTGGCATCTGACCGGTATGGCCGCCGTCACGGCGGTCATGTTCGCCTACGCCTTCCGCGCCATTCCCCACGCCGTCGGCAAGACCCGGGGCGACGGCGGCTCACGGCCCGACGCGGGGGCCGCGCCGGCCGAGTCGCGGGTCTGGAAGGACCCGCGACTGCTGCTGATCGGCGGTGTCATCCTGGCCATGGCACTGGCGGAGGGTTCCGCCAACGACTGGCTGCCCCTGCTCATGGTGGACGGCCACGGCATGGACCCCGCCCTGGGGTCGGCCGTCTACACGGGCTTCGCCGCCGCCATGACGATCGGCCGTTTCGCGGGCGGACTCCTCATCGACCGGATCGGCCGCGCCCCCGTCGTCCGGGCCAGTGCCGTCTGCGCGACGCTGGGCATCTCCGTCGTCGTCTTCGCCGACTCGGCCGTCCTCGCGGGGGCCGCCGTTCTTCTCTGGGGCCTGGGAGCCTCGCTCGGCTTCCCGGTCACCCTCTCGGCGGCCGGTGACTCCGGGCCCGACTCGGCCGCGCGCGTCAGCCTGGTGGCGATGATCGGCTACGTCGCGTTCCTCGTCGGGCCCCCGTGTCTCGGTTTCCTCGGCGAGCACTACGGGCTGCGCGTCGCCATGGTCGTCGTCCTCGCCTTCACCGCCGTGGCGATCGTCCTCGCGCCCGCCGTCGGCAAACGCTCCACCACGGCCTCACCGGCCACCGAGCCGGCGGCACGGCCGTGAGCGCGTGAAGGCGGCGGGCC of the Streptomyces koelreuteriae genome contains:
- the otnK gene encoding 3-oxo-tetronate kinase: MSIRLGCIADDFTGATDLANNLVRAGMRVVQLIDTPPADAEQAIDADAVVIALKSRTVPAADAVEASLRALAWLRSLGAEQVYFKYCSTFDSTPAGNIGPVTEALMDALGTDFTVATPAFPDNGRTIFKGHLFVGDVLLSDSGMRHHPLTPMTDSNLVSVLGAQTTREVGLVDHTVVADGVEAIRARVDALREDGFGLAIVDAVSNDDLVRLGAAVQGFPLVTAGSGLAIGLPANWGFEPSRAAAQLPPPAGHRAIVSGSVSTATNRQVLEYLSTGRPAFSVDPLRVAASEDVVEQALAFAESHLDDGPVLVYSTESADTVRTVQGRLGAAEAGELVERTLARIAQGLVARGVRRLVVAGGETSGAVVQALGVTGLRIGPQIDPGVPWCAAALPDGETLHITLKSGNFGGPDFFTRSFALLDEEAA
- a CDS encoding class II aldolase/adducin family protein → MTPQPSTAAQAAQDEAVDHARREIVRVGTSLFARGYVHASAGNISAKVGDDHLITPTDAALGFLEPGRLALVDARGEQIAGDRASKTLTLHRRICAADPTARFVVHTHSTHLVALTLAGVWSAADVLPPITPYYVMKVGHVPLIPYHRPGDPRVADLVTALIADHAASRTPIRAVLLDRLGPVVWGPDAATALAVLEELEETARLWLLTDRRPEPLPPHALDELRSTFNAAW
- a CDS encoding MFS transporter → MPISASQVSDVARENAVFRKVVRRIVPFLVLCYVVSYLDRVNVGFAKLQMSDDLGFSEAAYGLGAGLFFIGYFLFEVPSNLMLQRVGARTWIARIMISWGVVSAAFMFVHNEATFYVLRFLLGAAEAGFYPGVILYCTYWFPSQRRARVIAMFMSAIPVAGIFGNPLSGWIMDRFQGVNGWQGWQWMFLLEAIPALLIGVATLFYLDNSVRDAKWLTDEEKDVVERAVAEDAAHQTVHGRVWDAFREPKVWLMCFIYFCFVMGQYALTFWMPTFIESTGIEGNLAIGVLSAVPFLAALVTMNLFGRSADKRRERRWHLVVPSLMGAVGFSLAAGWAGSTALSLVALSVAAAGVLTCSPLFWSLPTAFLGGTAAAVGLAVINSVGNLAGFVSPYMIGALKDATGSTSLPMYVLALSLVVGAAAVLTTDKKTVNR
- the otnI gene encoding 2-oxo-tetronate isomerase → MPRFAANLSMMYPEHDFPDRFAAASADGFNAVEYLFPYAYDSTELRLRLDDHGLAQVLFNAPPGAWESGERGIAALPGREAEFRSGIARALEYAAALDCPRLHVMAGLVPPDLTPKERAEHRDTYLANLEWAAEQAAGSEVDILVEPINGRDMPGYFLSRQAEAHAVVREVGAPNLKVQLDLYHCQIVEGDLTTTLRRDLPTGRVGHLQIAGVPDRHEPDSGELDIRHLFGVVDDLGFDGWIGCEYIPRAGTSEGLGWLNHYRGDSA
- the denD gene encoding D-erythronate dehydrogenase, with amino-acid sequence MRIVITGGFGFLGREITDTLLRSRTLGGAPIDRLVLTDRFVPAEAPQAADPLVEVVRGDLVECLDEVFAEPVDVLIHLAAAVSAECEADFDLGMSANLDTTRALLEAARAQSASGGPTPRLVFSSSVAVYGSDPVLPLPPVVSESTLPTPRSSYGIQKLVCEQLVADYTRRGFIDGRVARLMTVSVRPGKPNAAASGFLSGIVREPLAGLPAICPVRPDLRVALASPRRTVEGILRIAEAERGSGEGRLDGGLPVNLPALTVTVAEMLATLRRVAGDAAADLVTVAPDPDIEAVVGSWPSVFDNTRAAALGLGPDPSFESVVRDYLADHPEAVLVKA
- a CDS encoding FadR/GntR family transcriptional regulator; this translates as MFSKVSGPVRLADQVAATLSEEIESGRLAEGDRLPTEVELVRQLGVSRTVVREALSRLRNAGLIEPRQGIGVFVLPRRTRPLDLEAADTKAKVLQIVEVRRAMEGEAAHIAATRATPLDLARMRQALDAIDSAVAAGGDGVDEDLAFHRSIAESTGNTVMVSTLRYLGDVSRSGIRVTRANEARRNDFIEAVRAEHHAILAAIEARDPEAARTAARLHMNHAAARLQDADDGFWTDAEDIEVDLDAAP
- a CDS encoding CaiB/BaiF CoA transferase family protein; its protein translation is MSTQDNRPDGRGALGGVRIADFSRVLAGPYATMLLADLGADVVKIERPGTGDDTRAWRPPADHDGTSTYYLSVNRNKRSVTLDLATDTGREQARALVAECDVVVENFRPGTMERLGLGHDELRARRPELIYCSISGFGSGPGASIPGYDLLVQAAGGLMSVTGEAHGEPVKAGVALVDVITGLHASLGILAALRHRDTTGEGQLVEVNLLSSLLSAMVNQASAFAVAGVVPGRMGNAHPSIAPYETFPTADRPLALAVGNDKQFAALAEVAGEPGLALDDRFRTNADRVAHRTELKEILTRLLSTDGADHWSAVLLAAGVPAGPVNNLDEAFGFAHELGLPGIVDLPADASGTEGDRPSRQVAHPVALSATPARYLLPPPLLGQHTEEILRGISGHEAP
- a CDS encoding MFS transporter gives rise to the protein MDLATRRRRTALFLFFLIPGLSISSWVTRTPDIRDQLDVSTAQMGIVLFGLSVGSMIGILGSGTLVARFGTRPVMGVATVLIIASMAVIGGGTMLSSAPATTAGLFLFGAGMGGGEVAINIDGADVERITGRTVLPTLHGFFSLGTVVGAAFGILCTAVSWPVQWHLTGMAAVTAVMFAYAFRAIPHAVGKTRGDGGSRPDAGAAPAESRVWKDPRLLLIGGVILAMALAEGSANDWLPLLMVDGHGMDPALGSAVYTGFAAAMTIGRFAGGLLIDRIGRAPVVRASAVCATLGISVVVFADSAVLAGAAVLLWGLGASLGFPVTLSAAGDSGPDSAARVSLVAMIGYVAFLVGPPCLGFLGEHYGLRVAMVVVLAFTAVAIVLAPAVGKRSTTASPATEPAARP